A region from the Desulfomonile tiedjei genome encodes:
- a CDS encoding prevent-host-death family protein, translating to MNDSSETCARDDIQAAVDLAANNKERVRVVCDGQEIAAVVPLEDLELLEELEDRSDLIEALDAIAEAKREGGTIPWQ from the coding sequence ATGAACGATTCTTCTGAGACTTGTGCACGGGATGATATTCAGGCAGCCGTGGACCTAGCGGCCAATAACAAGGAACGGGTAAGGGTTGTTTGCGACGGGCAGGAGATCGCGGCTGTCGTCCCCCTCGAAGATTTGGAATTGCTCGAGGAACTGGAAGACCGGTCGGATTTGATCGAGGCACTCGATGCGATTGCGGAAGCGAAGCGGGAAGGCGGTACTATCCCTTGGCAATAA
- a CDS encoding 4Fe-4S binding protein, giving the protein MNRLVYLKDVVTLGLNPEKCTGCGTCLEVCPHAVLVKDNGKVRIEDRDACMECGACARNCPAGAVTVKAGVGCAAAVINAALGRSSSSCCCVVEPDEPGCGVTPERSKGSGCC; this is encoded by the coding sequence ATGAACCGCCTGGTTTACTTGAAAGATGTCGTCACCTTGGGGCTCAATCCCGAGAAATGCACAGGCTGCGGCACGTGTCTGGAAGTGTGTCCCCACGCCGTGTTAGTGAAGGACAACGGCAAGGTTCGCATTGAAGACCGGGATGCCTGTATGGAATGCGGCGCGTGTGCGCGGAATTGCCCCGCGGGCGCGGTCACGGTAAAGGCCGGAGTAGGTTGCGCCGCGGCTGTAATCAACGCTGCATTGGGCCGAAGCAGCTCTTCCTGCTGCTGCGTGGTCGAGCCCGATGAACCCGGCTGCGGAGTAACACCAGAGAGAAGCAAGGGTTCCGGCTGCTGCTAA
- a CDS encoding acetyl-CoA synthase subunit gamma: protein MSRPRLDQPFVKGSISTPAGELPQVSGVLEASDHCGTFKARWGVGRMNYTVDPGLYALGNPDHAAPVFVTANYKMSFDALRSAVPNRNAWILALDTDGINVWCAAGKGTFGTEELLSRIASSELTEVVSHKRLILPQLAAPGVAAHEVKRRSGFRVIYGPITARDLPAFVDAGFKATPEMRRKTFTLRERVELIPIELVAALKPLAIILPVVFLLGGLLGSGSFWASAMDHGLFAVAAMISAVFTGTILTQILLPWLPGRAFALKGALLGAVVYLLLAGAYAAGGLNWSTGLELVAWLLIATALTAYLAMNFTGASTYTSLSGVRREMRLAVPLEIAAAAIGLCLWLGTLFLA, encoded by the coding sequence GTGAGCCGCCCCAGACTCGACCAACCGTTTGTGAAAGGATCGATATCCACGCCCGCGGGGGAATTGCCCCAGGTTTCAGGAGTCCTCGAGGCTTCGGATCACTGCGGCACCTTCAAGGCCCGTTGGGGCGTTGGACGAATGAATTACACCGTAGATCCCGGACTTTATGCTCTCGGGAACCCTGACCACGCGGCGCCGGTTTTCGTAACGGCCAATTATAAGATGAGTTTCGACGCCTTGCGCAGCGCTGTGCCAAACCGAAACGCGTGGATCTTGGCGCTCGACACCGACGGTATCAATGTTTGGTGTGCGGCGGGCAAAGGCACATTCGGAACAGAGGAGCTTTTGAGCCGGATAGCATCTAGCGAGCTGACGGAAGTAGTGTCCCACAAGCGACTTATCCTGCCGCAGCTTGCGGCCCCGGGTGTCGCAGCCCATGAAGTGAAGAGACGATCCGGCTTCCGGGTCATATACGGTCCGATCACGGCCCGTGACTTGCCGGCCTTTGTGGACGCGGGTTTCAAGGCCACCCCGGAGATGCGGCGAAAAACGTTCACGCTTCGGGAAAGGGTGGAGCTGATCCCAATTGAGCTGGTTGCTGCTTTGAAGCCTCTGGCCATTATTTTACCCGTTGTATTTTTGCTCGGGGGACTCCTCGGTTCCGGAAGCTTCTGGGCAAGTGCGATGGATCACGGTCTTTTCGCTGTGGCTGCCATGATCAGCGCGGTGTTCACAGGGACTATTTTGACTCAGATACTTCTACCCTGGCTGCCTGGCAGGGCTTTCGCTCTAAAAGGGGCTCTTCTGGGAGCGGTTGTGTACCTTTTGCTCGCAGGAGCGTACGCCGCCGGAGGGCTCAATTGGTCCACCGGACTTGAGCTGGTCGCGTGGTTGCTCATTGCGACAGCCTTGACGGCATATCTGGCTATGAATTTTACCGGCGCGTCGACCTACACGTCTCTTTCCGGAGTGCGGCGAGAAATGCGCCTGGCAGTCCCTCTTGAGATAGCTGCCGCGGCTATAGGGCTCTGTCTGTGGCTCGGCACTCTTTTTCTGGCTTAA
- a CDS encoding helix-turn-helix transcriptional regulator gives MTENLIAKVRNVCCPAKSQDDGSSLLSERLAAELEGLFKVLANRTRLRMLHTMVCCQEICVNDLAERLGMKAQAVSNQLQRLVDRRIVSARRQGSNIFYKFVDPCVQILLDRGLCLMEDTRREQTLPLMGPGDSLPVSFDHAGNGSSQVGDESIQQKGNIAHE, from the coding sequence ATGACCGAAAATCTCATCGCTAAGGTCCGAAACGTTTGCTGCCCCGCAAAAAGCCAAGACGATGGAAGCTCCCTGCTGTCCGAGCGACTCGCGGCCGAACTGGAAGGGCTGTTCAAGGTCCTCGCAAACCGGACGCGTTTGAGGATGCTTCATACAATGGTTTGCTGCCAGGAAATTTGCGTTAACGATTTGGCGGAGCGGCTCGGCATGAAGGCTCAAGCAGTGTCCAACCAGCTTCAGCGGCTGGTGGATCGGCGCATAGTCTCTGCGCGGCGCCAGGGGAGCAACATCTTCTACAAGTTTGTGGACCCCTGCGTCCAAATCCTCCTCGACCGTGGCCTGTGCTTGATGGAAGACACCAGACGCGAACAAACTCTACCCTTAATGGGGCCGGGCGATTCGCTGCCTGTTTCATTCGACCATGCCGGGAACGGATCGTCACAGGTGGGAGACGAGTCCATTCAACAGAAAGGGAACATCGCACATGAGTAA
- a CDS encoding SCP2 sterol-binding domain-containing protein: MPPTVGEIVEAMPGRFNPDAAAGLDAVFQFDISGDQAGQWHLLVKDQSCRILEGSHASPNVTFSMASSDFVEMMTGKLSGQAAFFSGKLRVSGDLMMAQRLESLFKKG; encoded by the coding sequence ATGCCGCCAACGGTAGGAGAAATTGTGGAAGCCATGCCCGGACGATTTAACCCTGACGCTGCGGCTGGGCTGGACGCGGTCTTCCAATTCGACATCTCAGGAGATCAGGCTGGTCAATGGCACCTGCTAGTCAAGGATCAAAGCTGCCGGATTCTGGAGGGAAGCCACGCGAGCCCCAATGTGACTTTTTCCATGGCGAGCAGTGATTTTGTAGAGATGATGACCGGCAAGCTGTCAGGGCAGGCGGCGTTCTTTTCAGGTAAATTACGAGTTTCCGGCGATCTCATGATGGCTCAGAGGCTGGAAAGCCTATTTAAGAAAGGCTAG
- a CDS encoding beta-lactamase family protein has translation MNSELRGETVPTSAFQLTDKLMNQALAERLFTAAALRVVQQGRILFRKSYGTIGDPGTAAVQGDTLFDLASLTKVLTTTPCWMLVSATNPGILDRPLSHWFPEPPPDKRGITPRQLLAHGSGLPAWRPYYLFSYVPGPPIRCYERIMAESLEYEPGKGCLYSDLGFMLLAAIIERETGRSINQFAEEEIYAPLKLSDQLMFKPQQDQNRIALTHRGDQPGLVHDLNCRAMGGVSGHAGLFGTAKGVSHLAEEILAGLKSRKSHFDPASVRSFCARAGFVEGCTRALGFDTPSEKDSSSGRFFAPDSLGHTGFTGTSLWIDPEKELIVVLLTNRVFMGESDQRIKAFRPLVHDTIRGEIGD, from the coding sequence ATGAATTCAGAGCTGCGGGGTGAGACTGTGCCAACAAGTGCATTCCAACTCACTGACAAACTGATGAACCAAGCCCTCGCAGAGCGGTTATTCACCGCGGCAGCACTGAGAGTGGTTCAACAAGGCCGGATTTTGTTCCGGAAATCGTACGGGACAATCGGGGACCCCGGGACCGCAGCGGTTCAGGGAGATACTCTGTTCGATCTGGCGTCGCTCACCAAAGTTCTCACCACAACCCCTTGCTGGATGCTGGTAAGTGCGACCAACCCCGGCATTCTGGACCGGCCGCTGTCCCATTGGTTTCCTGAGCCCCCTCCGGACAAAAGAGGGATTACGCCGAGACAACTCCTGGCCCACGGCTCCGGCCTTCCTGCGTGGAGACCCTACTATCTGTTTTCGTACGTACCCGGCCCACCGATTCGGTGCTACGAAAGAATAATGGCTGAATCTCTTGAATATGAGCCGGGCAAGGGCTGTCTGTATTCAGATCTGGGCTTCATGCTGCTGGCCGCGATCATCGAACGTGAAACCGGCCGCAGCATAAATCAGTTTGCCGAAGAAGAAATCTACGCGCCGCTGAAACTCAGTGATCAACTGATGTTCAAGCCTCAGCAGGACCAAAACAGGATAGCCCTGACACACCGCGGGGACCAGCCGGGGCTCGTCCACGACCTGAACTGCCGAGCCATGGGCGGAGTCTCGGGCCACGCGGGACTATTCGGGACTGCCAAAGGTGTTAGCCATCTTGCGGAGGAGATTCTCGCGGGTTTGAAATCTAGGAAGAGTCATTTCGATCCCGCATCTGTTCGCTCTTTCTGCGCGCGCGCAGGATTCGTGGAAGGATGCACCAGAGCCCTGGGGTTCGATACCCCATCCGAAAAGGATTCGTCGAGTGGCCGCTTCTTTGCCCCTGACAGTCTGGGACACACAGGATTCACAGGCACGTCGCTCTGGATAGACCCTGAAAAGGAACTTATTGTAGTCCTTCTCACCAACAGGGTTTTTATGGGCGAATCAGACCAGCGAATCAAAGCCTTCCGGCCGCTGGTACACGACACAATCAGGGGCGAGATCGGGGACTAG
- a CDS encoding guanylate cyclase, whose product MYKERFENLFRVAKKITSCLHIGDILEIIRDEAKITVPYAKEACLILVDPDAPNYTRPLHCTMEKENINCHMCKRGKDIVQQALGEPMAFQCAIHPEVPGAVVHRGSGEEICEIAMPIYDGTEPLAVLNVVTEKGHVIEDKHIVMLTDLADLATNTIINAKKYSKMAKEKLTLERILQHIRTFVPETVRRIVEKNPDAPALNRREIDVSVLFLDVADYTRISESLTQDKVNFVIEKYFSSFLDVIYSFDGDVNETAGDGLMAIFQGEEQTNALNAASAALQIRRRVQDINRELEGLFYPIVVNMGINSGKASVGMNRFKGSSGTRTTFTASGSATNLASRIANAAAEGDILLGPETASRVQDKMTVFDRGSMSFKNISKKVHVFSLVPAAN is encoded by the coding sequence ATGTACAAAGAACGCTTTGAGAACCTATTTCGCGTGGCCAAGAAGATCACCTCGTGCCTCCACATAGGGGACATTCTCGAGATTATCCGCGATGAAGCCAAAATCACCGTCCCTTACGCCAAAGAAGCCTGTCTTATACTGGTGGACCCTGATGCCCCCAATTACACGCGCCCCCTGCACTGCACCATGGAAAAGGAGAATATCAACTGCCACATGTGCAAACGCGGCAAGGACATAGTCCAACAGGCCCTGGGTGAACCAATGGCTTTTCAATGCGCAATTCACCCGGAAGTTCCCGGTGCGGTAGTCCACAGAGGCTCCGGGGAGGAAATTTGCGAAATCGCCATGCCCATCTACGACGGGACTGAACCTCTAGCGGTGCTGAACGTGGTCACCGAGAAAGGGCATGTTATTGAAGATAAGCACATTGTCATGCTCACCGATCTGGCCGACCTTGCCACGAACACGATCATCAACGCGAAAAAATACTCCAAGATGGCCAAGGAGAAGCTGACCCTGGAGCGCATCCTCCAGCACATCAGGACTTTCGTGCCCGAGACGGTACGGCGCATAGTTGAAAAGAACCCCGACGCTCCTGCATTGAATCGACGGGAAATAGACGTATCAGTGCTCTTCTTGGACGTCGCGGACTACACTCGCATTAGCGAATCGCTTACCCAGGACAAGGTCAATTTTGTCATCGAAAAATACTTCTCCAGCTTTCTCGATGTGATTTACTCGTTTGACGGAGATGTCAACGAAACCGCGGGAGATGGCCTGATGGCGATCTTTCAGGGAGAGGAACAGACCAACGCGTTAAATGCCGCAAGCGCGGCCCTGCAAATCCGGCGACGCGTTCAAGACATTAATCGGGAGCTGGAAGGCCTTTTTTATCCGATTGTGGTGAACATGGGGATCAATTCGGGAAAAGCGTCTGTGGGGATGAACAGATTTAAAGGTTCTTCCGGCACGAGGACAACCTTTACAGCTTCAGGCTCGGCAACGAATCTGGCATCCCGCATCGCTAACGCGGCAGCGGAAGGGGATATACTGCTCGGTCCTGAAACGGCAAGCCGAGTTCAGGACAAAATGACCGTCTTCGACCGAGGATCAATGAGCTTCAAGAACATCAGCAAGAAGGTTCACGTGTTCAGCCTGGTCCCTGCTGCGAACTAA
- a CDS encoding sigma 54-interacting transcriptional regulator, which yields MRILFASLRKSLGLTGGQGYCKLLKPDAEKRRGLLSPFRGLHINGLCESSVGLLRFLDEIPVGIVVFNRDRKVLIINRALEALTGFLPQEAYGIPCHYLLRSNVCLQGCQNNPVGKGSEPVCTEANIINKSRQKIPVRLTMGPLLDVKGKLVGFIESVEDIRSLEEPTDESGKSFLFEKMVGRSHEIQRIFRVIPVIAQTDSSVLITGQTGTGKDFVAEAIHSASSRAKGPFIKVNCGALPETLLESELFGHQKGAFTGAVENKPGRFRLAHNGSLYLTEIGDLPLGLQVKLLSFLDDKVLHPLGSTKGIHVDVRVIAATHRNLEQMVREGKFREDLLFRLNVVRMHLPPLMKRGDDIRMLMDHFVQTFSPRFKKKVTGFSDEAKEILLKYPYPGNVRELRNIVEYAVNICEGHSIQPVHLPAYVVEYDPEKIEDSGLPEIGPAPLQSGSADRFSGVSWGEAERKLIIDAMVRAKGRRAEAAKILGWGRSTLWRKMKRHGLMP from the coding sequence ATGCGAATTTTGTTTGCTTCGCTGCGCAAATCCCTTGGATTGACCGGTGGACAAGGATATTGTAAGCTGTTGAAACCTGACGCAGAAAAGAGGAGAGGTCTTTTGTCCCCTTTCCGCGGCCTTCACATCAACGGGCTTTGCGAATCCTCAGTAGGTTTGCTCCGATTCCTGGATGAAATTCCGGTGGGCATCGTAGTTTTCAATCGAGATCGTAAAGTGCTGATCATCAATCGAGCGCTGGAAGCTCTGACGGGTTTCCTGCCCCAGGAGGCCTACGGTATACCGTGCCATTATCTCCTCCGGAGCAACGTGTGCCTTCAAGGGTGCCAGAACAACCCGGTGGGGAAAGGCTCCGAGCCTGTCTGCACCGAAGCCAACATAATTAATAAGAGTCGCCAGAAAATCCCCGTTCGTCTAACCATGGGACCCCTTCTCGATGTAAAAGGCAAGCTTGTGGGGTTTATCGAATCCGTGGAAGACATCCGGTCCCTGGAGGAGCCCACGGACGAATCGGGCAAATCCTTTCTATTTGAAAAAATGGTTGGCAGAAGCCATGAGATTCAGCGCATTTTTCGCGTGATTCCCGTGATCGCTCAGACCGACTCTTCTGTGTTGATTACCGGCCAAACCGGCACAGGCAAGGATTTTGTGGCTGAGGCGATACACTCTGCTTCGAGCCGAGCCAAAGGCCCTTTTATAAAGGTCAACTGCGGGGCTTTGCCCGAAACCCTCCTCGAATCAGAACTGTTCGGCCATCAGAAAGGGGCTTTCACGGGAGCGGTGGAAAACAAACCGGGCAGGTTCCGCCTGGCTCACAACGGGAGTCTGTACCTCACCGAAATAGGTGACCTGCCCCTGGGGCTTCAGGTAAAGCTGCTTTCTTTTCTCGATGACAAGGTGCTCCATCCCTTGGGAAGCACAAAGGGTATTCATGTGGATGTGAGGGTGATTGCCGCGACTCACCGCAACCTGGAGCAGATGGTCCGCGAAGGCAAATTCAGAGAAGATCTGCTGTTCAGACTCAATGTGGTCCGAATGCATTTACCGCCGCTGATGAAACGCGGGGATGACATAAGGATGTTAATGGATCACTTCGTTCAAACCTTCAGCCCGAGATTCAAGAAAAAAGTCACCGGGTTCAGTGACGAAGCCAAGGAAATCCTTCTCAAATATCCCTATCCCGGCAACGTGAGGGAATTGAGGAACATAGTCGAGTACGCGGTCAATATATGCGAAGGCCACAGCATACAACCCGTGCACCTGCCGGCTTACGTCGTGGAATACGATCCAGAAAAGATCGAAGATAGCGGTTTGCCGGAAATCGGTCCAGCTCCGTTGCAGTCCGGTTCGGCCGACCGCTTCTCAGGAGTAAGCTGGGGCGAGGCTGAGCGCAAGCTCATAATCGACGCCATGGTGAGGGCAAAGGGAAGGCGGGCTGAAGCGGCTAAAATCCTCGGTTGGGGAAGAAGTACGCTATGGCGCAAAATGAAGCGCCACGGGCTGATGCCATGA